Proteins from a genomic interval of Candidatus Palauibacter australiensis:
- a CDS encoding carboxypeptidase regulatory-like domain-containing protein, with protein sequence MHHGRALALAVLVALQPVVVPLGVEGQSMDDCDGRASLRVSVVDESGFIPIPGASVVLRWTDAVRRPVRESAGTDGHLLLCAPRDAGEATLWAEFGDASSPEAVVALEAGMPHDVELRLLLSEAGTGRLVGLVRDAATDEPVAAAAVSILGNAGEVSSNRRGRFVLTGVPVGRREIAVRHIGYAPFRHSVAVARGHTTEIEIGLVPEPVELEPLVATVVRSRRLETQGFYERKYWGELVAGGTFFTAEDIERRSPLRITQMVADIPGIRLRNCGVRQNSCKLYNTRISDISSTDGCLMNIYLDGSLIVRRGRIGGGGVANINDFVLPIEIAGVEVYLGPSELPAEFAGMESRCGVVVIWTKS encoded by the coding sequence ATGCATCACGGACGAGCGTTGGCGCTGGCCGTTCTGGTCGCGCTGCAACCGGTTGTCGTCCCCCTCGGTGTGGAGGGCCAGTCGATGGACGACTGCGACGGCCGGGCCTCCCTCCGGGTCTCGGTGGTGGACGAGTCCGGCTTCATTCCGATCCCCGGAGCCTCCGTGGTCCTGCGCTGGACGGACGCGGTGCGGCGACCCGTGCGGGAAAGCGCCGGCACGGACGGACACTTGCTTCTCTGCGCTCCGCGGGACGCGGGCGAGGCCACGCTCTGGGCCGAGTTCGGAGACGCATCCAGCCCGGAAGCCGTCGTGGCTCTCGAAGCGGGGATGCCGCACGACGTGGAGCTTCGGCTCCTGCTCTCGGAGGCCGGCACCGGACGGCTCGTGGGCCTTGTCCGCGATGCCGCCACGGATGAGCCCGTGGCCGCGGCGGCGGTGTCCATCCTCGGCAACGCCGGCGAAGTCTCGAGCAATCGGCGGGGCCGCTTCGTCCTCACCGGCGTCCCCGTCGGCCGGCGCGAGATCGCCGTGCGCCACATCGGGTATGCGCCTTTCCGCCATTCGGTCGCGGTGGCCCGCGGGCACACGACGGAAATCGAGATCGGTCTCGTCCCGGAACCGGTGGAGTTGGAGCCGCTGGTCGCCACCGTGGTACGGTCTCGCCGACTGGAAACCCAGGGCTTCTACGAGAGAAAATACTGGGGCGAACTGGTCGCAGGCGGCACGTTCTTCACGGCCGAGGACATCGAGCGCCGAAGTCCCCTCCGGATCACGCAGATGGTCGCCGATATCCCGGGGATCCGACTCCGGAACTGCGGCGTGCGGCAGAACAGCTGCAAGCTGTACAACACCCGGATATCGGACATCTCTTCGACCGATGGCTGCCTGATGAACATCTACCTGGACGGCAGCCTCATCGTGCGCAGGGGTCGGATTGGGGGCGGTGGCGTAGCGAACATCAACGACTTCGTCCTTCCAATCGAGATCGCGGGGGTCGAAGTGTACCTGGGCCCCTCCGAGTTGCCGGCCGAGTTCGCCGGGATGGAATCGCGCTGCGGCGTCGTCGTGATCTGGACGAAGTCGTGA
- a CDS encoding RidA family protein, producing MPRLPFATRRTAPIMPVALPPAAPLPVALLLAALLPALRAAPAAAQERFPDPPPDHGLYSDAVRVGDLVFLAGVVNRDPDPATQFRNAFRRIGQVLEEAGSSLERVIDITTYHLDMHAHIDTFIEVKDEFLPELPSWTAVGVTELYSPGVLIEVKVIAAVDDEG from the coding sequence ATGCCCCGACTACCCTTCGCCACCCGCCGCACCGCCCCCATCATGCCGGTCGCCTTGCCGCCGGCCGCGCCGCTGCCGGTTGCCTTGCTCCTGGCCGCCTTGCTTCCGGCGCTGCGTGCGGCGCCCGCCGCCGCCCAGGAGCGCTTTCCCGACCCGCCTCCGGATCACGGCCTGTACTCGGATGCGGTGCGGGTGGGAGATCTCGTATTCCTCGCAGGTGTCGTGAACCGCGATCCCGATCCCGCCACCCAGTTTCGCAACGCGTTCCGCCGCATCGGCCAGGTTCTCGAGGAAGCCGGGTCGAGCCTCGAGCGGGTGATCGACATCACCACCTATCACCTCGACATGCACGCCCACATCGACACCTTCATCGAGGTCAAGGACGAGTTCCTTCCCGAGCTTCCATCCTGGACCGCGGTGGGGGTGACCGAACTCTACAGCCCAGGCGTGCTGATCGAGGTCAAGGTGATCGCTGCGGTCGATGATGAAGGCTGA
- a CDS encoding pyrroloquinoline quinone-dependent dehydrogenase gives MMKADGEPVTPVRARRIALGLAFGFGVALSGCGGDEAAIDTGERSEPLTAYAGDDWPVYGGDPGGLKYSSLTDIDRSNVAELEAAWVWETGEEPIPDAASPIQGERVAPGAFEVTPIVINDTMWLSTPYSRVVALNAETGEEFWSYDPKAWEWGNLHRGCRFCHRGIAQWSDGSERRIFLNSRWRLIALDAATGEPIPDFGEGGEVDLTEGLAWDANRLHISNTSPAVVYGDIVIVGSGVPDNRIYRHNPPGDVQAFDARTGELRWTFHTIPKEGEYGVETWEDESWSYTGSANVWAPFSLDPERGLLYLPVSTPNNDFYGGHRRGQNLFAESLVCLDARTGERVWHFQTVHHGLWDYDLPAPPALVTINVDGREIDAVVAVGKTAFTYVLDRETGEPVWPVEERAVPESTVPGEVPWPTQPFPTRPAPFSRQGITEDDLIDFTPELRAEALDVFRRHRTGPIFTPPSVEGTIMMPGLIGGAGWGGAAIDPESGHMFVKAYDDPFLARVAEAEPGTGDADYLPNFASTLSVAGGLPILKPPYGTITAIDLNTGDHLWQRSFGDDSAIREHPALAGLNLPPMGGTPQSHGTTSGPLATAGGIVFLAGGTPWLEAMDVRDGGTLWRGDLGEGLGRGNPMTYRTRSGRQFVVVATSADGQVDSKLQAFALPAR, from the coding sequence ATGATGAAGGCTGACGGCGAGCCCGTGACTCCGGTCCGCGCGCGCCGGATCGCGCTCGGTCTGGCGTTCGGGTTCGGGGTCGCGCTCTCGGGCTGCGGCGGCGACGAGGCCGCCATCGATACCGGCGAACGCTCGGAGCCGCTGACGGCGTATGCGGGCGACGACTGGCCGGTGTACGGCGGCGACCCCGGCGGTCTCAAGTATTCCTCGCTGACGGACATCGACCGCTCCAACGTCGCCGAACTCGAGGCGGCCTGGGTGTGGGAGACGGGAGAGGAACCGATTCCGGACGCGGCGAGCCCCATCCAGGGCGAACGCGTGGCACCGGGCGCGTTCGAGGTGACGCCGATCGTCATCAACGACACGATGTGGCTCTCGACCCCCTACAGCCGGGTGGTCGCGCTGAACGCGGAGACGGGAGAGGAGTTCTGGAGCTACGATCCCAAGGCGTGGGAGTGGGGGAACCTCCACCGCGGCTGTCGCTTCTGTCACCGCGGCATCGCGCAGTGGAGCGACGGAAGCGAGCGCCGGATCTTCCTCAACTCGCGATGGCGCCTGATCGCGCTCGACGCCGCCACCGGCGAGCCGATTCCCGATTTCGGGGAGGGAGGCGAGGTCGACTTGACGGAAGGGCTCGCCTGGGACGCGAACCGGCTTCACATCTCCAACACTTCTCCCGCCGTCGTGTACGGGGACATCGTCATCGTGGGCAGCGGCGTCCCGGACAACCGGATCTACCGCCACAACCCCCCCGGCGACGTGCAGGCGTTCGACGCACGCACCGGCGAACTGCGCTGGACCTTCCACACCATCCCCAAGGAAGGGGAGTACGGGGTCGAGACGTGGGAGGACGAGTCCTGGTCCTACACCGGCTCGGCGAACGTGTGGGCGCCGTTCTCGCTGGACCCCGAGCGGGGACTCCTCTACCTGCCCGTCTCCACCCCGAACAACGACTTCTACGGCGGACACCGGCGGGGGCAGAACCTGTTCGCCGAATCGCTCGTGTGCCTGGACGCGCGGACGGGCGAGCGCGTGTGGCACTTCCAGACCGTTCACCACGGCCTGTGGGACTACGACCTGCCCGCGCCCCCCGCCCTCGTGACGATCAATGTGGACGGGCGCGAAATCGACGCGGTCGTGGCGGTGGGGAAGACGGCGTTCACGTACGTGCTGGACCGCGAGACCGGCGAGCCGGTGTGGCCGGTCGAGGAGCGCGCGGTGCCGGAGAGCACGGTGCCTGGCGAGGTGCCGTGGCCGACCCAGCCGTTCCCGACGCGGCCCGCGCCGTTCTCCCGGCAGGGGATCACCGAAGACGACCTCATCGACTTCACGCCCGAACTGCGCGCGGAAGCGCTGGACGTATTCCGCCGCCACCGGACCGGGCCGATCTTCACCCCGCCCTCCGTCGAGGGGACAATCATGATGCCGGGCCTCATCGGCGGGGCGGGGTGGGGAGGCGCGGCCATCGATCCCGAGAGCGGCCACATGTTCGTGAAGGCGTATGACGATCCCTTCCTGGCCCGGGTCGCCGAGGCGGAGCCGGGGACCGGGGACGCGGACTACCTCCCAAACTTCGCGAGCACTCTCTCGGTGGCCGGCGGGCTTCCGATCCTCAAGCCGCCTTACGGCACGATCACGGCGATCGACCTCAACACGGGCGACCACCTGTGGCAGCGTTCGTTCGGGGACGACTCCGCGATCCGCGAGCACCCGGCGCTCGCGGGCCTCAACCTCCCGCCCATGGGGGGCACGCCGCAGAGCCACGGCACGACGTCGGGGCCGCTGGCGACGGCGGGTGGGATCGTCTTCCTGGCGGGCGGCACTCCGTGGCTCGAGGCCATGGATGTCCGCGATGGAGGCACGCTGTGGCGGGGGGACCTGGGTGAAGGGTTGGGGCGCGGCAACCCGATGACGTACCGCACCCGGTCCGGGCGCCAGTTCGTCGTCGTCGCCACCTCCGCCGACGGGCAGGTCGACTCGAAGCTGCAGGCGTTCGCCCTCCCGGCCCGCTGA
- a CDS encoding SDR family NAD(P)-dependent oxidoreductase: MTDATDGTDLALKGQVAVVTGANSGVGKSAADLLARAGADVTLVCRSRERGEPALADVRQAGAAARADVRLEIADLSLQADVRALADRLAARFPAIDILVNNAGVWLHRREITSEGFEVTFATNHLGHFLLTHRLLAPLAAGRGRIVNVSSEAHRNGDLRRVPLESIVRGDAWKGGFQAYGDTKLANALFTFESVRRWSAHGITANAVHPGVLRTQIWRKNRSVLGLLLNAAKGLMAKPEVGGHAVMRLVADPAREEVTGRYFKVESEVAATAQAYDEDLARELWDRSLEWTDVARKDGPR, from the coding sequence ATGACGGATGCCACGGACGGGACGGATCTCGCCCTCAAAGGGCAGGTCGCGGTCGTCACCGGGGCCAACTCGGGCGTCGGGAAGTCCGCCGCCGACCTCCTCGCGCGGGCGGGCGCCGACGTAACCCTGGTGTGCCGCAGCCGCGAGCGCGGGGAACCGGCGCTTGCCGACGTGCGGCAGGCGGGGGCTGCCGCGCGCGCGGATGTCCGCCTCGAAATCGCCGACCTATCGCTCCAGGCCGATGTCCGCGCCCTCGCCGACCGCCTGGCCGCCCGCTTCCCGGCGATCGACATCCTGGTGAACAACGCCGGCGTCTGGCTCCACCGGCGCGAGATCACGTCCGAGGGCTTCGAGGTCACGTTCGCGACGAACCACCTCGGCCATTTCCTCCTCACCCATCGCCTCCTCGCACCCCTCGCGGCCGGGCGGGGCCGGATCGTCAACGTGAGTTCCGAAGCCCACCGCAACGGGGACCTGCGCCGCGTCCCCCTCGAGTCCATCGTCCGCGGCGATGCGTGGAAGGGCGGTTTCCAGGCCTACGGCGACACGAAGCTGGCCAACGCCCTCTTCACCTTCGAGTCGGTACGGCGCTGGAGCGCCCACGGAATCACCGCGAACGCCGTCCACCCCGGCGTCCTCCGCACGCAGATCTGGCGGAAGAACCGCAGCGTGCTGGGCCTGCTCCTGAACGCGGCCAAGGGCCTGATGGCGAAACCCGAGGTCGGCGGCCACGCCGTGATGCGGCTCGTCGCGGACCCCGCCCGCGAGGAGGTGACCGGGCGCTACTTCAAGGTGGAGTCCGAGGTCGCCGCGACGGCCCAGGCCTACGACGAGGATCTCGCCCGGGAACTGTGGGACCGGAGCCTCGAATGGACCGATGTCGCCAGGAAAGACGGTCCCCGCTAA
- a CDS encoding HmuY family protein, with protein MHRSTFVSARIPFRVLTILFMIAAVAACESEVAAPEEETFEEGVISIDASSPVSFAYVSLTGGGLLQNPADAGSSTSWDMAFRRFSVRLNGGVAGPGSVSAVSLGNNANLTADQVTALTPQDGEAAFAAVSEADIPAAGFVEDALAPETGPSWFRFDRQSGSIVANPGAAWKLREGSDRGFGVIRMVDIAMQGERPVGATIQFRRHDPGGSLGAPATLALDLTRGPVYLSLSSGIVRDPASCDWDVATSPEFTILVNEACGAGTFPLDATDDFTALAQADDAPDYAGFLSTIAGAFPATVGDARGTFWYSIQQNNRMWPTYNVFLVRVGAEIYKVQVFDYYNATGDAGYPSVRFQRLR; from the coding sequence ATGCACAGAAGCACATTCGTCTCGGCGCGGATTCCGTTCCGCGTGCTGACGATTCTATTCATGATCGCGGCCGTGGCGGCCTGCGAATCGGAAGTCGCCGCTCCCGAGGAGGAGACCTTCGAAGAGGGCGTGATCTCGATCGATGCCTCCTCTCCCGTCTCCTTCGCCTATGTGAGTCTGACCGGCGGCGGACTGCTCCAGAACCCCGCGGACGCTGGCAGTTCCACGTCGTGGGACATGGCCTTCCGCAGGTTCTCCGTCCGGTTGAACGGGGGCGTTGCGGGCCCCGGCTCGGTGTCCGCGGTCAGCCTGGGAAACAACGCGAACCTGACGGCGGATCAGGTCACGGCGCTGACCCCGCAGGATGGGGAAGCGGCGTTCGCGGCGGTCAGTGAGGCCGACATTCCGGCGGCGGGATTCGTCGAGGATGCCCTGGCGCCGGAGACCGGTCCATCGTGGTTCCGCTTCGACCGCCAGTCGGGCTCGATCGTGGCGAACCCCGGCGCGGCCTGGAAGCTGCGCGAGGGTTCGGACCGCGGGTTCGGGGTAATTCGCATGGTGGACATCGCGATGCAGGGAGAGCGGCCCGTGGGCGCGACCATCCAGTTCCGCCGTCACGACCCGGGCGGCAGCCTCGGCGCGCCGGCAACGCTCGCGCTGGACCTCACCCGCGGCCCCGTGTACCTGAGCCTGTCGAGCGGGATCGTGCGCGACCCCGCAAGCTGTGACTGGGATGTCGCGACGTCGCCCGAGTTCACGATACTGGTGAACGAAGCCTGCGGCGCGGGGACCTTCCCGCTCGACGCGACGGACGATTTCACGGCGCTGGCCCAGGCCGACGACGCGCCGGACTACGCCGGTTTCCTCTCGACGATCGCCGGCGCGTTTCCGGCCACGGTGGGAGACGCGCGGGGTACGTTCTGGTACAGCATCCAGCAGAACAATCGCATGTGGCCGACGTACAACGTCTTCCTCGTGCGGGTGGGCGCGGAGATCTACAAGGTGCAGGTCTTCGACTACTACAACGCGACCGGAGATGCGGGGTATCCGTCCGTGAGGTTCCAGCGGCTCCGGTGA
- a CDS encoding TonB-dependent receptor: MSVRGARLALCLAIGCAVIVWPDAARAQSEGRVYDLESGAGIPDAEVGWVPAPAAGGTPDSVALRDAVRTDASGSFIPDPSWGSGGAMAVSALGYRSRTVTLADAAAAGWRIGLERDPLALDEIVVTAGSLPRLRSQVAVPMETVEAEEIEAAGVAAADRLLAELPGVQVTAATPVGSNLMIRGVGGARVLVLLDGQPTAGALLENRDLSRMSLTGVERVEIVKGPLSSLYGSDALGGVVNVITQLPASGFRVDARALSGGAGRREAEASASGGGRLRYRITGGWRQEDRIPGLADAGPSAFARVWDFRSRLQFKASDAWDVRATATYLRERQRWPVGGAFSGFNDNAGFSGWVEARRPLGPGTWSGSLFLQEYEHLYRSARGEAPIADDGEATQWERLAKGAAGYSAALGGHSVDLGLEVASRAIRSPAKLIEERAADRQLALFAQDAWRLGGTVLSGGARLTWNDRWGSNLSPTVGVTRRAGARVHLRAALARGFRAPSFKELAWNFVNVGGGYVLQGFPELDPERSWNISGGVDWQPASTLRIEVEAFSNRIRNLIEPGFVGNTESGLLILSPRNVADAVTRGFEFSLRAVLDRMEFAAGYAYLDAYAVDSGLPLDRRAGHSARARAAWTAEALSGFRLDATAHLTGAAPIIGTASDGNEARIGTQERFVAIDLQTSVDLGRSLRLVAGVDNLFDARPAGWQGAIERKLRMGLAVEDLFAR; this comes from the coding sequence GTGAGCGTGCGCGGCGCCCGGCTGGCGCTCTGCCTCGCCATCGGGTGTGCCGTCATCGTCTGGCCGGACGCGGCGCGGGCTCAGTCGGAGGGGCGCGTCTACGACCTGGAGTCGGGGGCGGGGATCCCGGACGCCGAGGTGGGGTGGGTTCCGGCTCCCGCGGCGGGAGGCACCCCGGATTCCGTCGCCCTTCGGGACGCGGTACGCACGGACGCCAGCGGTTCCTTCATTCCCGATCCGAGCTGGGGTTCGGGAGGCGCGATGGCGGTGTCGGCGCTCGGGTACCGCTCTCGCACGGTCACCCTGGCGGACGCCGCGGCTGCGGGATGGCGGATCGGGCTTGAGCGCGACCCGCTCGCGCTCGACGAGATCGTGGTCACGGCGGGTTCGCTGCCGCGGCTCCGCTCGCAGGTCGCCGTGCCGATGGAGACGGTGGAAGCCGAGGAGATCGAGGCGGCCGGCGTCGCTGCCGCTGACCGGCTGCTCGCGGAGCTTCCCGGCGTCCAGGTGACGGCCGCCACGCCGGTCGGCTCGAATCTCATGATCCGGGGCGTCGGCGGCGCCCGCGTCCTCGTACTGCTCGATGGCCAGCCCACCGCGGGCGCGCTGCTCGAGAACCGCGACCTGAGCCGCATGTCGCTGACGGGCGTGGAGCGGGTCGAGATCGTGAAGGGGCCCCTGTCGTCCCTTTACGGCTCCGATGCGCTGGGCGGCGTCGTGAACGTCATCACGCAGCTTCCCGCGTCGGGGTTCCGGGTCGACGCGCGTGCCCTGTCGGGTGGCGCCGGACGCCGCGAGGCCGAGGCGTCGGCAAGCGGCGGAGGCCGTCTCCGCTATCGAATCACCGGCGGCTGGCGCCAGGAGGATCGGATCCCGGGGCTCGCCGATGCGGGCCCGAGCGCCTTCGCGCGCGTCTGGGACTTCCGGTCCCGCCTTCAGTTCAAGGCCTCGGACGCTTGGGACGTACGCGCTACCGCCACGTACCTTCGCGAGCGGCAGCGCTGGCCGGTGGGCGGCGCCTTCTCCGGGTTCAACGATAACGCGGGGTTCTCCGGCTGGGTCGAGGCGCGCCGGCCGCTGGGTCCCGGAACGTGGAGCGGAAGTCTCTTTCTCCAGGAATACGAGCACCTGTACCGAAGCGCCCGTGGAGAGGCTCCCATCGCCGACGACGGCGAAGCCACCCAGTGGGAGCGCCTCGCGAAGGGCGCCGCGGGATACTCCGCGGCCTTGGGCGGTCATTCCGTGGACCTGGGTCTCGAAGTCGCGAGCCGCGCGATTCGGTCGCCCGCCAAGTTGATCGAGGAGCGCGCCGCCGACCGGCAGCTCGCGCTCTTCGCGCAGGACGCCTGGCGTCTCGGGGGCACCGTATTGAGTGGCGGCGCCCGCCTCACCTGGAACGATCGCTGGGGCTCAAACCTCTCGCCCACCGTGGGCGTGACTCGGCGCGCCGGCGCCCGCGTGCATCTGCGGGCAGCGTTGGCCCGCGGCTTCCGGGCGCCCTCCTTCAAGGAGCTGGCGTGGAACTTCGTCAACGTGGGGGGCGGCTACGTCCTTCAGGGGTTCCCGGAGCTGGATCCGGAGCGCTCGTGGAACATCTCCGGCGGGGTGGACTGGCAACCGGCGTCGACCCTCAGGATCGAAGTCGAGGCCTTCTCGAACCGGATCCGGAACCTCATCGAGCCGGGGTTCGTCGGGAATACCGAGAGCGGTCTCCTCATCCTCTCCCCCCGGAACGTCGCGGACGCGGTCACGCGCGGGTTCGAGTTCAGCCTCCGCGCCGTCCTGGATCGGATGGAGTTTGCCGCGGGCTACGCGTACCTCGATGCGTACGCGGTCGACTCGGGGCTCCCGCTGGACCGGCGTGCCGGACACTCGGCGCGCGCCCGGGCCGCGTGGACCGCCGAAGCCCTCTCCGGGTTTCGGCTGGATGCCACCGCACACCTCACGGGCGCCGCGCCAATCATCGGAACCGCTTCCGACGGGAACGAAGCGAGGATCGGCACGCAGGAGCGGTTCGTGGCCATCGACCTGCAGACCTCCGTCGATCTCGGGCGAAGCCTCAGGCTGGTGGCCGGGGTCGACAACCTGTTCGATGCGCGTCCGGCGGGTTGGCAGGGGGCGATAGAACGAAAACTGCGGATGGGACTGGCCGTCGAAGACCTGTTCGCACGTTAA
- a CDS encoding M20/M25/M40 family metallo-hydrolase, whose translation MTFSADLLRLTTILTDFVATNSVNPTLVEGAPGETEIADLTIRHMREAGLEVTRHEPEAGRPSVVGRLAGAGEGPALMLNAHYDTVGVEGMEAPFSPSIRDGRLYGRGAYDMKGALAACIEAARLLRESEPRLAGDVLVAAVADEEYASLGTADLLERRARGELAFDAAIVTEPTALDLCVAHRGFTWIEIATGGHAAHGSRYREGIDANLRMGRVLHRLEAFIEELQSRPGHPLLGPPSMHAALVEGGSGISTYAPRCTLKVERRTVPPETRESVEEEIAALIEDLRAEDPDLEVDWSTFFHREPFETTPEAPVAACVSRAARAVLGRAPEVIGDSPWMDSALTQAAGVDSVVIGPHGAGAHADVEWVDLESCARLAEILAGAAADYCG comes from the coding sequence TTGACCTTCTCCGCAGACCTGCTGCGCCTCACAACCATCCTCACGGACTTCGTCGCCACGAACTCCGTGAATCCGACCCTCGTGGAGGGGGCGCCGGGCGAGACGGAGATTGCGGATCTCACGATCCGGCACATGCGCGAGGCGGGTCTGGAGGTGACGCGGCACGAGCCCGAGGCGGGCCGGCCGAGCGTCGTCGGGCGCCTCGCGGGGGCCGGGGAAGGGCCGGCGCTGATGCTGAACGCCCACTACGACACGGTCGGCGTGGAGGGCATGGAGGCGCCGTTCTCGCCGAGCATACGGGACGGGCGGCTCTACGGGCGGGGCGCCTACGACATGAAGGGGGCGCTGGCCGCCTGTATCGAGGCCGCCCGGCTCCTCCGCGAATCCGAACCGCGCCTTGCCGGCGACGTTCTCGTGGCCGCCGTGGCCGACGAGGAATACGCGAGCCTGGGCACCGCGGACCTGCTCGAACGGCGCGCACGCGGGGAACTGGCCTTCGACGCCGCGATCGTCACCGAGCCCACGGCGCTGGACCTGTGCGTGGCCCACCGCGGATTCACGTGGATCGAGATTGCGACGGGGGGGCACGCCGCCCACGGCAGCCGCTATCGGGAAGGGATCGACGCGAACCTGCGCATGGGACGCGTCCTGCACCGGCTGGAGGCGTTCATAGAGGAACTCCAGTCCCGGCCGGGGCACCCGCTTCTCGGTCCCCCTTCGATGCACGCGGCGCTGGTGGAGGGCGGGAGCGGGATCAGCACCTACGCCCCGCGCTGCACGCTCAAGGTCGAGCGGCGCACGGTGCCGCCCGAGACGCGGGAGTCCGTGGAAGAGGAGATCGCGGCTCTGATCGAGGATCTGCGGGCGGAGGACCCGGATCTTGAGGTCGACTGGTCGACCTTCTTCCACCGCGAACCCTTCGAGACGACGCCTGAGGCGCCGGTCGCGGCCTGTGTATCGCGCGCCGCCCGCGCCGTGCTTGGCCGCGCGCCGGAGGTCATTGGGGACTCCCCGTGGATGGACTCCGCCCTGACGCAGGCGGCGGGTGTGGACAGCGTCGTGATCGGCCCGCACGGCGCGGGCGCGCACGCCGACGTCGAGTGGGTGGACCTCGAATCGTGCGCGAGGCTGGCCGAGATCCTCGCCGGGGCTGCGGCCGACTACTGCGGCTGA
- a CDS encoding OsmC family protein has product MNRDGIQVRWDGGLKFSADRADHETRIDGDEGIAPSPVALMVESVAACAAIDVVVVLEKGRQQLTGLSVRARARRADTVPRYVKGLRFDFHVSGKVDEAKARRAVMLSFERYCSVYHSLREDMELEWTLTLNGEPAGGRD; this is encoded by the coding sequence ATGAACAGGGACGGAATCCAGGTCCGGTGGGACGGCGGCCTCAAGTTCAGCGCCGACCGAGCCGACCACGAGACGCGAATCGACGGGGACGAGGGGATCGCCCCAAGCCCGGTCGCCCTGATGGTGGAGTCCGTCGCCGCCTGTGCCGCGATCGACGTGGTGGTCGTCCTCGAAAAGGGGCGCCAGCAACTCACCGGGCTCTCGGTCCGGGCGAGGGCGCGCAGAGCGGATACGGTGCCGCGCTACGTGAAGGGTCTCCGGTTCGACTTCCATGTCTCCGGCAAGGTGGACGAAGCCAAGGCTCGTCGGGCCGTGATGCTCTCGTTCGAACGCTACTGCTCTGTCTACCATTCGCTCCGGGAGGACATGGAACTCGAATGGACGCTGACCCTCAACGGCGAGCCCGCGGGCGGGCGGGACTGA
- a CDS encoding carboxypeptidase-like regulatory domain-containing protein — translation MAALTLVAGGVLAGSPISARAQEETERETAELIGQVVSASTGLPLEGARVILLGSGYGAITDAEGNFRVPQTWAGRDSVEVRYIGYEAGYTVIDLEPDQTTRVTLTLSSSVIRIADLTVEVRQTRRARHLEGFLERMEKGFGTFFTPRDIINRNPRMPSDLLRGLPNVSVGRIEYGRAEIFLGEGARLGCPPALYLDGMYQAGMQFDDLEREVLGAVEVYRRDVETPMEFMRTGSTCGAIVVWTPDGAGFLDWAGELPPFE, via the coding sequence TTGGCGGCGCTGACCCTCGTCGCGGGAGGCGTGCTGGCGGGTTCACCGATTTCGGCTCGGGCGCAGGAAGAGACGGAACGGGAGACGGCGGAGCTGATCGGGCAGGTGGTCAGCGCCTCGACGGGACTCCCGCTCGAAGGGGCCCGCGTGATCCTCCTGGGCTCCGGCTACGGGGCGATCACCGATGCCGAAGGCAACTTCCGGGTCCCCCAAACCTGGGCCGGCAGAGACTCGGTCGAAGTGCGATACATCGGCTACGAGGCCGGCTACACCGTCATCGACCTCGAGCCGGACCAGACGACGCGCGTCACGCTGACGCTTTCGAGTAGCGTCATCCGCATCGCGGATCTCACGGTGGAGGTACGGCAGACCCGCCGTGCGCGGCACCTGGAGGGCTTCTTGGAACGCATGGAAAAGGGGTTCGGGACCTTCTTCACGCCGCGGGACATCATCAACCGTAACCCGCGCATGCCCAGCGACCTCCTGCGCGGCCTGCCGAACGTCTCCGTGGGCCGGATCGAATACGGGAGAGCGGAAATTTTCCTTGGAGAAGGCGCTCGGCTCGGATGTCCGCCGGCGCTCTACCTGGACGGGATGTACCAGGCGGGGATGCAATTCGACGATCTCGAGAGGGAGGTTCTCGGCGCGGTCGAGGTCTACAGGCGGGACGTGGAGACGCCGATGGAGTTCATGCGCACGGGTTCGACCTGCGGCGCGATCGTGGTCTGGACGCCGGACGGCGCGGGCTTCCTGGACTGGGCCGGGGAACTTCCCCCCTTCGAATAG
- a CDS encoding DUF6265 family protein: protein MTETRSFSTALMACEDAARSALSQTAPAGALRRRAAAVAVALAAVGHLIGASAATGQDAGSQDRPAPPAPARAVNLEELAWIAGHWGGDAFGGQIEEAWFSPAGRSMSGSFRLVRDGLAIMYELLLLEQDDDGEIYYRFKHVLRGWEPVEETRLEYRLTALEDRKATFRSTAEAPPPNAPWWFTYESPTSTELIVTIHGSGGGDPTVLSMTRR from the coding sequence ATGACGGAAACCAGGAGCTTCAGTACGGCTCTCATGGCGTGCGAAGATGCGGCGAGATCCGCGCTTTCTCAAACGGCTCCGGCGGGGGCCCTTCGCCGCCGGGCGGCGGCGGTCGCCGTCGCGCTCGCGGCCGTCGGCCACCTGATCGGCGCCTCGGCGGCAACGGGCCAGGATGCGGGTTCGCAGGATCGTCCGGCACCGCCCGCGCCCGCGCGGGCCGTCAATCTCGAGGAGCTGGCGTGGATCGCCGGCCACTGGGGCGGGGATGCCTTCGGGGGACAGATCGAGGAGGCGTGGTTCAGCCCCGCGGGGCGCTCGATGTCCGGCTCCTTCCGCCTCGTCCGCGACGGTCTCGCGATCATGTACGAGCTTCTGCTCCTGGAGCAGGACGATGACGGTGAGATCTACTACCGATTCAAGCACGTCTTGCGGGGCTGGGAGCCGGTGGAGGAGACGCGGCTCGAATACCGGCTCACGGCTCTGGAAGACCGCAAGGCCACCTTCCGGAGCACGGCGGAGGCGCCGCCTCCAAACGCGCCCTGGTGGTTCACGTACGAGAGCCCTACGAGCACCGAGCTGATCGTAACCATACATGGCAGCGGAGGCGGAGATCCGACCGTCCTGTCGATGACGAGGCGGTAA